The genomic stretch AGGCATTCAGAAGCAAGGCAGTGGAATTATTACATCTTCACTGGGCACATAATAGTCGATGCCCGCAATGGATATTactgtcagaaaaaaatgtaaaaattgtcATTGTAAACAGATGTTTAATAGCCAATGTTTCTCTAAAATATATCCATAAATGTCTGTTAGATAACTTGATATAAGAAAATGTGTTTAGCGTAACaagtgtattttactgtaatgttaaaTTTTCCTACTGCCCCCACTGcatactgctttttttttttcactgcacTTTATGTCCTGTCAGCACGTGTGCTTGAAGTATGCATTATCAGCATTATACAGTAAGATGAAGTGTCATTTCATttgactgtatactgtacaatgTATACAATTAAGATTGAAAGGGCTATgaataatctttttatttagcacatatCGTGTTCAAATATTTTGCAATTCTGATCAattttatctacagtataaaagAAATGTGTCCTAGGAGTTATGCTAACTGCAAACAGTTTAGGTGTAATattcatttttgtaaaatattattcatatattttttattgtattgattatagtaaaaaaaattttttttatatattttattacattttattctctATAATCTTAGTgaggtcaagtcaagaagctattgttgtcatttcaaccacatatagctgaCAGTACATAGGTGGATCTCACATCTAAGGTAAGGTTCTCACCTCTCTTCATCCACCTGAAAGCCACCTTCGTCCAAGTCCAGGTGCGGCTCTGTTTCAATGCCCGAGTCTTGTGGAGTCATAAAAAGACTAGAATCCAATTTAAACAggtattacacacaaacacaatttacTCATATGAGAAATATTTAGTTTACAAATTCACTGTAACTTTTTATACATGTATCAAATTGAGATGTAACATGAACAACAAATCGTACCTAACAGAGCGGCATGTGAAGAACACAATTCTTTTCAGCCTCTTATTATAGAAGAAATAGTTGAAGGACCACATGTTGCCTTCTTCTCCATATGGGTCAGAATCAAGGTCTGGATTATAGCTGAAATTAAATCCAAAAATGTCTATTAGTAGTACATAAGTATCCTAACCATAAAGCATAAAGTAAGATCAAGTGATTATTCATGTTCAAAGAACAAGGATATTTTCAAAATGTctgattttgtatttaattcagTTGTACCTATAAATGTCACACTCAGCCAAACTGATCTCATTGTCAATGGCCTCCCAGAGCTGATGCTGCAAGCTGCTGTATGCCTCCCCAGCAGCAGTAGACAAGCTGCTATTCACAGCATTAAACACCTGAAAAAACACCGGCATGAAATAGATCAGCTTTAGCTTTGCCGAGCTTGCATTCCTCCTTTAGTCTCAGCAAGTATAATTTAAACAGCTCTTTAGCATGATGCATAGTTTTGACAACATTTGTATCTGTGAAAATGCCCCTACCCAATTGACACTGGGCTCTCTACTGAAGTCACACCCTCGGGTGCGGCTGAAGTCGTAGTCCGGCCTGAAGGACTCGTTGAGAGTAGCAATCAAGTAGAACAGAGTCTTCCTGCTACATTTATCAGAAAGTGGACTCTCCAGTTCATCACCACTTTGACTGTGACTAAGCCTGAAAGTGCGatcgatcgatagatagatagagaattAGAATGAACTGCCTGGCCAAAAAATACATCTCACACAATATTTCATTGGATCAGCTTGGAGACAGGAATACCAATCCTTGTAAATCTCTTTGCATTGGTCATGTGGAAATGTACTTACTTTCACTATGAAACATAacagttttattgtttgtttgtttgttttttgttgttgttgttttaccgTTTGATATTACCAAACTTTAATTAATCTCCCATCATGAACTCTCCGAATTTTATTCCACCCACATTTCTTCAAAGATTATGTTTCACCTCTATCCTTCCAGGTTGTAATAATGGTTTGGACAGTTCTCAACCCAAACTCCTATTTCCTGTGTCTTGATGCAGGGCAAAAATGTAACCgtactgaatttttttatacaatcaGAGAATGTCTTTCAACATAGCTGTTTAAAAACAGAGAAGCTACTGTTGtgaactttttccagagaagaccaggagacttggatttccttgtgcagtagtctgTATTGTAGAGAGTTCACAACACTGCCTTACTGATTCAGTTAGGGTTGAAAAACTTGTTGCCAGTTTAAAACAACATCTAAATCACTTCTATGGTTTTTCAGTGTAATGCTCTTACCTATTTGATTAGTTAAATCCAGATGGTGACTTATTTTGGCCAGGCagtgcatgcacacactcacagaccactttattaagaacacaTGTATGCCACCACATTCATGTAATTATCGAGTCACCCATTATTGTGGCATCTGCACAATGCAAAAAATCAAATAGATACAGGacataaaatatttcaatcCACACAACATAATGGAAGACATGTTAAAGTTCAAAAAAGGACAAATGGTTGGCGTGCATCTCGCTGGGGCGTCTGTCCTGGGGCTGTGACCAGGACAGCAAATATTTGTGGTCTATTGAGAGCCACAGTATCCAGGGTAATACCACCATGAAAGACCAACCACATCCATCAACAAGAGGAAGCAGTCTGGAAGGGATGGGTGCATTAGAGGTCTCCACGGGTCCACCCAGGTCTCCCAAGGTCCGACCCGAGatccgagcgggttcgggtctaaaagtttcacgtgtgcctcggacacgggtcaggtataatagcggcatcgagtctcgggtaatttaaaatgaatgtgtttttaccaaacGGACcagagaagacccgaactactgtatctcatgtgtgtgcatcgactcgagtctttcccaacctctcctctgtttgccaagactaCTTGAGACatgtgtggctggcggtaagctaatttttgttgaaacagacccgtcaatcaattttgaatccactctgtcgCGGTTattttagtgtagagttatgcaacattcgggtccagtcaagtaaaaaaaaaaatcccaacgggtcgggtcggactcggggttttaattttttcgggtttgtctcaggtcgggtctttctttaaaaacgCGAGAAGACCTAGTGTGCATACTAATGTGAACTGTATCCAGCTCAGGGCAAAATAAAATGCACTCATTGACTCTCCTGTGTCCATGAAAACTGTTCATTGGGAGCTCCAAACAGTCAATATTCATGGTCAAGCTTCTATAACCAAACCTTTGGTCACTCATACCAATGTCAAACGATGGTATCAATAGTGCCAGCACCATACATGAGCTGTAAATGTGAAACATGTATTGTTCTTTGTTGAGTCTACCCTCCGGGAGAATTACAGTCACAACACAGTTTACCACCTAAATTGTTGCATGTCCAGTGTGCAATCAGTAAATGTTTCCTCCACCAACATCACAAAATATTCTGGGCACTGTTCAGTATTTTTATAGTTCTgcatatctgattttttttcttctagaaatattatacaaaaaataattcaCAAAATCACCTTCCAACAATTGATTTTGAGTGTTAATGTTTTCAAACAAAATATCTATCAGAATTAAATTACAGTGTACCATTTATAATTTGATCATATGAGAGAATTGTTCAGGGGTTTGAACatttttgcaaggcactgtatatacatacatagtCATTTGAACACAGACAAAGTGAACCCAATCAAACAAAGTAGAGACAAATATTATACTTGGTAATTGAATGATAATATTATACTAATGTTCAGTGTATATTCCTGTGGCAGAAGTATGTGAACCTCTATAGTATTTACTTTGTGAAAGTGgatcatgtcaaaaaaaaatggAACTCTACATATCAATAATCAGACAGATTCTGGACAAATAGAGGAAATTTAAGACCATTGGTACCTTCCCCAGAAATGGtcaaccaacaaagatcactcCAAAAGCAGGACATGTAATAGATTGGAAATACAGGGCAACATCAAGCAACCAAAGGCCCGTTTACTTTGGCTAATGTGTGGGTGTCTGCTatcaggtgaacactgaacaaccttGGTGTTCAACAACTACTCTCCAAAAAGGACATTGCTACCCATAACGTTTGCTAAACATTATGTGGACAAGCCAGATGAATATTGGAAAAGGAAATCTATGgataaataaagctgtaaataaaataaagtaaaactttttggtttaaaaa from Tachysurus fulvidraco isolate hzauxx_2018 chromosome 2, HZAU_PFXX_2.0, whole genome shotgun sequence encodes the following:
- the maf1a gene encoding repressor of RNA polymerase III transcription MAF1 homolog isoform X1 — protein: MKLLENSSFDAINTQLTIETGDCKIIGRIESYSCKMAGEDKQMFKQFCQEGQPHVLEALSPPQMSGISPNKLSHSQSGDELESPLSDKCSRKTLFYLIATLNESFRPDYDFSRTRGCDFSREPSVNWVFNAVNSSLSTAAGEAYSSLQHQLWEAIDNEISLAECDIYSYNPDLDSDPYGEEGNMWSFNYFFYNKRLKRIVFFTCRSVSLFMTPQDSGIETEPHLDLDEGGFQVDEESNIHCGHRLLCAQ
- the maf1a gene encoding repressor of RNA polymerase III transcription MAF1 homolog isoform X2, yielding MKLLENSSFDAINTQLTIETGDCKIIGRIESYSCKMAGEDKQMFKQFCQEGQPHVLEALSPPQMSGISPNKLSHSQSGDELESPLSDKCSRKTLFYLIATLNESFRPDYDFSRTRGCDFSREPSVNWVFNAVNSSLSTAAGEAYSSLQHQLWEAIDNEISLAECDIYSYNPDLDSDPYGEEGNMWSFNYFFYNKRLKRIVFFTCRSVSLFMTPQDSGIETEPHLDLDEGGFQVDEES